The Lactuca sativa cultivar Salinas chromosome 2, Lsat_Salinas_v11, whole genome shotgun sequence genome includes the window AATTAGCTGTTAAATAGGCGCTTGATGTTGCAAGAGGAATGAAATATGTTCATGGATTTGCATTGATTCATAGGGATTTGAAATCTGATAATCTTTTGATTTCTGCTGATAAGTCAATCAAGATTGCTGACTTTGGAGTTGCTAGAATTGAAGTGCAGACTGAAGGAATGACACCCGAGACTGGGACCTACTGTTGGATGGCTCCGTAAGTTTTTTTCTATATTATTCtaattaaaatgacaatttttccCTTGTTTTTTTTTGGACTCTAAAAGTTGGTTGGTGTTTCAGGGAAATGATACAACACAGGCCCTACACACAAAAAGTGGATGTCTACAGCTTTGGAATTGGTCTTTGGGAACTGATCACTGGAATGCTTCCATTCCAAAACATGACAGCTGTCCAGG containing:
- the LOC111888259 gene encoding serine/threonine-protein kinase STY13, translated to MKYVHGFALIHRDLKSDNLLISADKSIKIADFGVARIEVQTEGMTPETGTYCWMAPEMIQHRPYTQKVDVYSFGIGLWELITGMLPFQNMTAVQAAFAVVNKGVRPTIPHDYLPVLTEIMTRCWDGNPDSRPAFTEVVRMLEHAETEIMTTVRKA